From Thalassococcus sp. S3, one genomic window encodes:
- the cobU gene encoding bifunctional adenosylcobinamide kinase/adenosylcobinamide-phosphate guanylyltransferase produces the protein MSRALSNAIYHPPDDESAVRRLVLRSWVRYVASRGSVHSKDKKVLPARTLVLGGAASGKSAYAESLAEIARKSKAYIATAQAFDDEMRAKIDRHQTARGSGWHTIEEPFDLATALSQAPEDGVVLLDCATLWLSNHLLAEHDLQKEQDKLLDALLGADQPIIVVSNEVGHGVVPENRLARRFRDAQGQLNIALAAQCDLVVQVVAGLPRALKGSLP, from the coding sequence ATGTCGCGTGCACTGTCCAATGCCATTTATCATCCCCCTGATGACGAAAGCGCCGTTCGGCGCCTTGTTTTGCGCTCCTGGGTTAGATACGTGGCCAGTCGAGGATCGGTTCACTCAAAGGATAAAAAAGTGCTACCTGCGCGAACGCTCGTTTTAGGCGGAGCGGCGTCCGGCAAATCTGCATATGCCGAGAGCCTTGCTGAAATCGCCCGTAAATCAAAAGCTTACATTGCGACAGCCCAAGCCTTTGATGATGAGATGCGCGCAAAAATAGATCGGCATCAAACTGCCCGTGGTTCGGGCTGGCACACGATTGAAGAGCCCTTCGACCTCGCCACGGCCCTGTCACAGGCGCCCGAGGACGGCGTCGTTTTGCTGGATTGCGCGACGCTCTGGCTCAGCAATCACCTTCTGGCGGAACACGATCTGCAAAAGGAGCAGGACAAGCTGTTGGATGCCCTTCTTGGCGCGGATCAGCCCATCATCGTGGTGTCGAATGAGGTCGGCCACGGCGTTGTACCGGAAAATCGCTTGGCCCGGCGCTTTCGTGACGCGCAAGGACAGCTCAACATCGCCTTGGCCGCTCAATGCGATCTGGTTGTTCAGGTGGTTGCCGGATTGCCGCGCGCCTTGAAGGGTAGCTTGCCGTGA
- a CDS encoding histidine phosphatase family protein yields the protein MTRLHLVRHGPTHAKSMVGWSDLPADLSDHAAIARLSAHLPPEACVVSSDLQRAVHTADAIQDGRMRLPHDPALREINFGAWELRTWREVEAEDPVQIRAYWETPGDIRPPGGESWHDVTARVNGAVDRLMAAHREQDIILVAHFGVILTQVQRALGITAYDAFAHKIDNLSVTEVSQTSNGWQVTRINHLP from the coding sequence GTGACACGGTTGCATCTGGTGCGTCATGGGCCGACGCATGCGAAGTCTATGGTGGGATGGTCCGATCTTCCTGCCGATCTGTCGGACCACGCCGCAATCGCGCGCCTCTCCGCCCATCTTCCACCGGAGGCCTGCGTGGTCTCATCCGACCTGCAACGCGCCGTGCACACGGCTGACGCGATCCAAGACGGTCGGATGCGCCTGCCGCATGACCCCGCCTTGCGTGAAATCAATTTCGGTGCATGGGAATTGCGCACTTGGCGCGAGGTCGAAGCAGAGGATCCCGTGCAGATCCGCGCCTATTGGGAGACACCCGGCGATATCCGCCCGCCCGGCGGCGAAAGCTGGCATGACGTCACCGCGCGGGTGAATGGCGCGGTGGACAGGCTGATGGCAGCCCACCGGGAACAGGATATCATTCTTGTGGCGCATTTCGGCGTGATCCTGACGCAGGTCCAGCGTGCGCTTGGGATCACAGCCTATGATGCCTTTGCCCACAAAATAGACAATCTGTCGGTCACGGAAGTCAGCCAGACCTCGAATGGCTGGCAGGTCACAAGGATCAATCATCTCCCGTGA
- a CDS encoding glutathione S-transferase, which produces MTYKLYIGDRLFSSWSLRGWLMFRKFGLPCETHLVGLYSGTMSQDLAALQPARLVPALQLPDGVVVGESLAMAETLAEHFPQAGLWPGDAAQRATARWLCAEMASGFSAIRGECPMQLLKRWRGFDASDAVRSDLDRVEMLWTHARSMSGAETGPLFGRYSLADVFFTPVAARIVGYGLPVSDASAHYCAALLDDPALHEWRQVALEVTYDPFPYDMKCESEPWPYPGPSQS; this is translated from the coding sequence ATGACTTACAAACTCTATATCGGCGACCGCCTGTTTTCGAGCTGGTCCCTGCGCGGCTGGCTTATGTTCAGAAAGTTTGGCCTGCCCTGCGAAACGCATCTCGTCGGGCTCTATTCCGGGACAATGTCGCAGGATCTGGCCGCGCTACAGCCGGCCCGTCTGGTTCCCGCTCTGCAATTGCCCGACGGGGTCGTCGTCGGCGAAAGCCTCGCCATGGCAGAGACCCTGGCGGAGCATTTTCCACAAGCAGGCCTGTGGCCAGGGGATGCCGCACAACGCGCCACGGCCCGCTGGCTTTGCGCCGAAATGGCGTCGGGCTTCAGCGCCATTCGTGGGGAATGCCCGATGCAGCTTTTGAAACGCTGGCGGGGCTTTGACGCCTCCGACGCTGTTAGATCCGATCTGGACAGGGTCGAAATGCTCTGGACCCACGCGCGATCCATGTCGGGCGCCGAGACGGGACCCCTCTTTGGCCGATATTCTCTGGCCGATGTCTTTTTTACCCCCGTCGCCGCACGCATCGTGGGCTATGGCCTTCCAGTGTCAGACGCATCAGCGCACTATTGTGCTGCGCTGCTGGATGATCCCGCTCTTCACGAATGGCGCCAAGTCGCGCTTGAAGTGACTTACGATCCTTTCCCTTACGACATGAAATGTGAAAGTGAGCCCTGGCCATATCCCGGCCCGTCCCAGTCCTGA
- a CDS encoding YifB family Mg chelatase-like AAA ATPase, which produces MVARAYTVAFQGVEARLVEVQCAIAPGLPAFSIVGLPDKAVSEARDRVRSALNAMSIALPSKRITINLSPADLPKEGSHFDLPIALALLSAIGIVPADATEGSVALGELSLDSTLVPVLGALPAAMAAAEEDRILLCPAASGAEAAWVGAAQVIAATGLGDVVRHFTGQAPLTPAEPGEVKAEGSSRDLRDVKGQERAKRALEIAAAGRHHLMLIGTPGSGKSMLAARMPGILPPLTATEALETSMIHSLSGLLDEGGISRARPFREPHHTASMAAIVGGGRGAKPGEISLAHNGVLFMDELPEFPRTVLETLRQPIETGEVMVARANAHVRYPCKFMLVAAANPCKCGYLSDPARACARVPACGEDYLGRISGPLMDRFDLRIDVPPVSFTDLDLPPSGDTSQAVAERVTTAREVQSKRFKTAPGLRQNADAEGGVLDDIATPDAEGRDLLTRSAERFGLSARGYHRILRVARTIADLDGAEQVRRPHIAEALSFRVLGAQAA; this is translated from the coding sequence ATGGTTGCGCGCGCATACACGGTGGCGTTTCAGGGGGTCGAGGCCCGGCTGGTCGAAGTGCAATGTGCGATTGCGCCGGGCCTGCCCGCGTTTTCCATCGTCGGGCTGCCGGACAAGGCCGTGTCAGAGGCGCGCGACAGGGTGCGCAGCGCCTTGAACGCAATGTCCATTGCGCTGCCATCGAAACGCATCACGATCAATCTGTCCCCGGCGGACCTGCCAAAGGAAGGGAGCCATTTTGACCTGCCCATAGCGCTCGCGCTTCTGTCGGCGATTGGTATCGTGCCCGCGGATGCCACCGAAGGCAGCGTTGCCTTGGGAGAGCTTTCGCTCGACAGTACCCTTGTTCCCGTGTTGGGCGCGTTGCCCGCCGCCATGGCGGCCGCGGAAGAAGACCGGATCCTGCTCTGCCCTGCAGCATCGGGGGCGGAGGCTGCCTGGGTCGGCGCCGCGCAGGTCATCGCCGCGACAGGGCTGGGCGATGTTGTGCGACACTTCACCGGGCAGGCGCCGCTGACCCCGGCCGAGCCGGGAGAAGTGAAGGCGGAAGGGTCCAGCCGCGATCTGAGAGATGTCAAAGGACAGGAGCGCGCCAAGCGCGCGCTGGAGATTGCGGCAGCCGGACGACACCATCTGATGCTGATCGGAACGCCGGGTTCCGGCAAATCCATGTTGGCCGCCCGCATGCCCGGCATTCTCCCCCCGCTCACCGCCACTGAGGCGCTGGAAACCTCGATGATCCATTCCCTTTCGGGGCTTTTGGACGAAGGTGGTATCTCCCGAGCCCGTCCGTTCCGGGAACCCCATCATACCGCGTCGATGGCCGCGATTGTCGGAGGCGGACGGGGCGCCAAGCCCGGAGAAATCTCGCTCGCCCATAACGGTGTTCTTTTCATGGACGAGTTGCCCGAGTTTCCGCGCACCGTGCTTGAAACCCTGCGCCAACCCATCGAAACCGGAGAGGTGATGGTTGCGCGCGCGAACGCGCATGTGCGCTATCCCTGCAAGTTCATGTTGGTCGCGGCGGCGAATCCCTGCAAATGCGGCTATCTTTCGGATCCCGCGCGCGCCTGCGCCCGCGTGCCGGCTTGTGGAGAGGATTATCTAGGCCGCATCTCAGGGCCCTTGATGGACCGGTTCGATCTCAGGATCGACGTCCCGCCCGTGTCATTCACCGATCTAGACCTTCCGCCCAGCGGCGATACGTCCCAAGCGGTGGCCGAACGCGTTACAACGGCGCGCGAGGTTCAGTCCAAGCGGTTCAAGACAGCGCCCGGCCTTCGCCAGAACGCCGATGCCGAGGGGGGTGTTCTGGATGACATTGCGACGCCGGATGCAGAAGGCCGTGATCTGCTGACCCGGTCAGCCGAACGGTTCGGATTGTCGGCCAGAGGATACCACCGGATCCTGCGGGTTGCCCGTACCATCGCTGATCTTGACGGAGCCGAGCAGGTGCGCCGCCCCCATATCGCAGAAGCGCTCAGCTTCCGTGTGCTCGGGGCACAAGCGGCCTGA
- a CDS encoding alpha/beta hydrolase, whose translation MSLRARLLNLNLRFMEKPYLAKASDPQMLRQGFEKKARFWFRPPQGARFENSTLGDIPTIRATVGSCVTDAAILYFHGGGYVFGSPKTHRAMLAHLSRRTGLPAYLPAYRLAPEHCFPAAVEDALAAYSALIAEWVPASRIILGGDSAGGGLALSCLAEILREGLDRPAGCFALSPLADLTFSGASFADNAKAEVMLPAHRASEMVALYLNGRPAADPRATPLHAVFDGAPPVYLTAGDTEILLDDTRRMTSHLRAQNVEVTERIRRDLPHVWPIFHGLIPEAGETLDEVADWIRPLVPRAHADWIRPLVPRAHGS comes from the coding sequence ATGAGCCTGCGCGCGCGCCTTTTGAACCTCAACCTGCGGTTCATGGAAAAGCCCTATCTGGCCAAGGCGTCAGATCCGCAGATGCTGCGGCAGGGGTTTGAAAAGAAGGCCCGCTTTTGGTTCCGTCCACCGCAAGGCGCCCGGTTCGAGAACAGCACTTTGGGCGATATACCAACCATCCGCGCCACGGTCGGATCGTGCGTGACAGATGCGGCGATCCTTTATTTTCATGGCGGCGGCTATGTTTTTGGAAGCCCCAAGACGCATCGGGCGATGTTAGCGCATCTGTCGCGGCGCACGGGGTTGCCGGCCTATCTTCCCGCTTACCGCCTTGCCCCGGAGCATTGTTTTCCGGCCGCCGTGGAAGACGCGCTGGCTGCCTATAGCGCATTGATCGCCGAATGGGTGCCGGCGTCCCGCATTATTCTGGGGGGAGACAGCGCCGGCGGCGGCCTTGCGCTGTCCTGCCTGGCCGAGATCCTCCGCGAGGGTCTTGACCGCCCGGCGGGCTGTTTCGCGCTTTCACCTCTGGCTGACCTGACTTTTTCAGGCGCCTCTTTTGCAGACAACGCCAAGGCAGAGGTTATGCTGCCCGCCCATCGGGCAAGCGAAATGGTTGCGCTTTATCTGAACGGTCGTCCGGCTGCAGACCCTCGTGCCACGCCGTTGCATGCCGTGTTCGACGGGGCGCCTCCGGTCTATCTCACCGCGGGTGACACGGAAATCCTGCTGGACGACACACGGCGGATGACATCGCATCTGCGGGCACAGAACGTAGAGGTGACAGAGCGTATCCGCCGCGATCTGCCTCATGTCTGGCCGATCTTTCACGGCCTGATCCCCGAGGCGGGGGAGACTTTGGATGAGGTCGCGGACTGGATCAGGCCGCTTGTGCCCCGAGCACACGCGGACTGGATCAGGCCGCTTGTGCCCCGAGCACACGGAAGCTGA
- the gshB gene encoding glutathione synthase: MKIAFQMDPIGAVDINADSSFRLAEEAQARGHTLFYYSPDQLAYQEGRITARGQDMSVQRVAGEPAILGDMREVDLEEMDVVWLRQDPPFDMHYITSTHLLDRLKPTTLVVNDPFWVRNYPEKLLVLDFPDLTPPTTIARDLETIKAFKDRHGDIILKPLYGNGGAGVFRLDAGDRNLTSLHELFTGFSREPLIVQKFLPDVSNGDKRVILVDGEAVGAINRVPAAGETRSNMHVGGRPEKIGLTDRDLEICHAIGPLLREKGQIFVGIDVIGDYLTEINVTSPTGIQELERFDGVNIAEKIWAAIEARMA, encoded by the coding sequence ATGAAGATCGCATTCCAGATGGACCCGATCGGGGCCGTCGACATCAATGCAGACAGCAGCTTCCGGCTGGCTGAGGAAGCGCAGGCCCGGGGGCATACGTTATTTTATTACAGCCCGGATCAACTTGCGTATCAGGAGGGGCGTATCACGGCCCGCGGGCAGGACATGTCGGTCCAGCGAGTGGCTGGCGAACCGGCTATCCTGGGGGATATGCGGGAGGTGGATCTGGAAGAGATGGATGTTGTCTGGCTCCGCCAGGACCCGCCGTTTGACATGCACTATATCACGTCGACGCATTTGCTGGATCGGCTCAAGCCGACCACGTTGGTCGTGAACGATCCCTTCTGGGTGCGGAACTATCCCGAAAAGCTGCTGGTCCTGGATTTTCCCGACCTGACACCTCCCACGACCATTGCGCGGGATCTTGAAACGATCAAGGCCTTCAAGGATCGCCATGGCGACATCATCCTCAAACCTCTTTACGGCAACGGCGGCGCGGGCGTGTTCCGCCTGGACGCGGGCGACCGCAACCTGACATCCCTGCACGAGCTTTTCACGGGCTTTTCGCGCGAGCCGCTGATCGTGCAGAAATTCCTCCCCGATGTATCGAACGGCGACAAACGTGTCATTCTGGTTGATGGGGAAGCGGTGGGGGCCATCAACCGGGTTCCGGCGGCTGGCGAGACACGGTCGAACATGCATGTTGGCGGGCGACCCGAAAAGATCGGCCTTACCGACCGTGATCTTGAAATCTGTCACGCGATTGGCCCTCTCCTGCGCGAAAAGGGGCAGATATTCGTCGGGATCGACGTGATCGGCGACTATCTTACAGAGATCAACGTGACCTCACCAACCGGTATTCAGGAACTCGAACGCTTTGACGGGGTGAACATCGCTGAAAAGATCTGGGCCGCGATCGAGGCGCGGATGGCATGA
- a CDS encoding YraN family protein has protein sequence MTEAAELRGRTAFHAGASAEMRIALAYQRRGFQLLAQRWRRGGGEIDLILRDDERIVFVEVKQSSSFERAAERLTAAQMRRIYAAAEVFLAEEAEGQLIDTRFDVALVDGSGAYRIVENAIVPD, from the coding sequence ATGACGGAAGCTGCGGAGCTGCGGGGACGGACGGCCTTTCACGCCGGCGCGTCGGCTGAGATGCGCATCGCGCTGGCCTATCAGCGGCGCGGATTTCAACTGCTGGCGCAGCGCTGGCGGCGCGGCGGCGGTGAAATCGACCTTATCTTGCGTGATGATGAAAGGATCGTCTTCGTGGAAGTCAAACAAAGCAGCTCGTTCGAGCGGGCTGCCGAGCGTTTGACGGCTGCTCAGATGCGCCGGATCTACGCTGCGGCAGAGGTTTTTCTGGCAGAAGAAGCCGAGGGCCAGCTGATCGACACGCGCTTTGACGTGGCGCTCGTCGACGGGTCGGGCGCATACAGGATTGTCGAGAATGCCATCGTGCCGGACTGA
- the rsmI gene encoding 16S rRNA (cytidine(1402)-2'-O)-methyltransferase, producing MNHQNIKLQPGLYLVGTPIGTARDITLRALDILASADLLVAEDTRSMRKLLDIHGVPLADRPLFSHHDHSGQRVTERVLQAVGDGQSVAYASEAGMPMIADPGFELARAISDAGYSVTSAPGPSAAITALALAGLPTDAFFFAGFLPSSATARKARLEALREVPGTLIFYESPRRVKAMLEDARATLGGRRDGAICRELTKKFEEIKRGTLQDLAETAPEKLRGEVVVLIGRADPAEREAVDIDAALRDALTSMSVKDAAEMVSKAHGLPKRSVYQRALTFVER from the coding sequence GTGAATCACCAAAACATCAAATTGCAGCCGGGCCTTTATCTGGTGGGAACACCGATCGGGACAGCCCGCGATATCACCTTGCGCGCCCTCGATATTCTGGCCTCGGCGGACCTGCTGGTAGCGGAGGATACGCGCAGCATGCGTAAATTGCTGGACATTCACGGCGTGCCCCTCGCGGACAGGCCCCTGTTTTCGCATCATGATCACAGCGGCCAGCGGGTCACGGAACGCGTTCTGCAGGCGGTTGGAGATGGGCAATCGGTTGCTTACGCATCCGAAGCCGGTATGCCGATGATCGCCGATCCCGGCTTTGAACTGGCCCGCGCGATCAGCGATGCGGGATACTCGGTCACCTCCGCGCCGGGCCCGTCGGCGGCGATAACGGCGCTGGCGCTCGCCGGGCTGCCAACCGACGCTTTCTTCTTTGCTGGCTTTCTTCCAAGCAGTGCGACGGCCCGCAAGGCTCGGCTTGAGGCCTTGAGGGAGGTTCCGGGCACATTGATCTTCTACGAGTCACCGCGCCGTGTGAAAGCCATGCTTGAAGATGCCCGCGCGACGTTGGGGGGCAGGCGTGACGGTGCCATCTGCCGGGAGCTGACAAAGAAGTTCGAAGAGATCAAACGCGGCACCCTGCAGGACCTCGCCGAAACTGCGCCCGAGAAGCTGAGGGGCGAGGTGGTCGTCCTGATCGGACGCGCCGACCCGGCAGAACGCGAAGCTGTTGATATAGATGCCGCACTGCGCGATGCGCTGACCTCCATGTCCGTCAAGGACGCCGCCGAAATGGTGTCGAAGGCACATGGGCTGCCGAAACGCTCAGTCTACCAGAGGGCCCTCACCTTCGTTGAACGTTAA
- a CDS encoding penicillin-binding protein activator has protein sequence MFAVFRPARKLGLRALALASALALAACEPVALGGGGGPTINTAQPVPVALLVPRGSGQGGDDIVAQSLENAARLAISDLEGVQVDLRVYATAGNAQQAASQAVQAVNDGAKIILGPVYGEAANAAGVAVAGRGINVLSFSNNTTIAGGNVFVLGPTFDNTASRLTRFAASQGKSNILVVHSQDVSGQLGKAAIERAVQGSPARLAGIVPYQRSQQGVVASVPQVRSAVSSSGADAVFLTATTAGALPLFTQLLPEAGVRPENVQYIGLTRWDIPPQTLELPGVQGGWFALPDPGMSARFRSRYQAAYGEPPHPIGGLAYDGIAAIGALVGAGQSNALTGAALTQGAGFQGVNGIFRLRRDGGNERGLAVATIRNRQVVVIDPAPRSFGGPGF, from the coding sequence ATGTTTGCCGTTTTCCGACCCGCCCGCAAGCTGGGGTTGCGCGCGCTGGCGCTTGCCTCTGCTCTTGCCCTGGCCGCCTGTGAACCTGTCGCCCTCGGCGGAGGGGGTGGACCCACCATCAACACAGCCCAGCCCGTCCCGGTTGCGCTGCTGGTGCCAAGAGGATCCGGCCAAGGTGGCGACGATATCGTCGCGCAAAGCCTTGAAAATGCGGCGCGCCTGGCGATCAGCGACCTTGAAGGGGTGCAGGTCGACCTGCGCGTCTATGCGACCGCGGGCAATGCGCAGCAAGCCGCATCCCAGGCTGTTCAGGCGGTCAACGATGGCGCCAAGATCATTCTGGGCCCCGTCTACGGCGAAGCGGCCAATGCCGCCGGCGTTGCCGTTGCGGGGCGCGGGATCAACGTTCTGTCATTCTCCAACAATACGACCATCGCGGGTGGGAACGTGTTTGTCCTTGGCCCGACATTCGACAACACGGCGAGCCGCCTGACGCGCTTTGCCGCAAGTCAGGGCAAATCGAACATTCTGGTCGTGCATTCACAGGACGTCTCGGGCCAGCTTGGCAAGGCAGCGATCGAGCGGGCCGTCCAGGGCTCTCCGGCGCGCCTGGCCGGGATCGTGCCCTATCAGCGCTCGCAGCAGGGCGTGGTTGCCTCCGTGCCCCAGGTGCGCTCCGCCGTCAGCAGCTCCGGCGCTGATGCGGTATTCCTGACCGCGACGACGGCAGGTGCGCTGCCCCTCTTTACACAGCTTTTGCCAGAGGCTGGCGTCAGACCTGAAAACGTTCAGTATATCGGGTTGACCCGCTGGGATATCCCACCGCAAACGCTTGAGCTGCCCGGCGTTCAAGGCGGGTGGTTCGCTCTGCCTGATCCGGGAATGAGCGCGCGCTTTCGCAGCCGCTATCAGGCCGCTTATGGCGAGCCGCCACACCCGATCGGGGGGCTGGCCTATGACGGCATCGCCGCAATCGGAGCGCTTGTCGGTGCGGGCCAATCGAACGCCCTCACGGGCGCGGCGCTGACACAGGGTGCAGGCTTTCAGGGTGTAAACGGGATCTTCCGGCTGCGCCGCGATGGTGGTAATGAACGTGGGCTCGCAGTTGCGACGATCCGGAACAGACAGGTGGTTGTGATTGACCCTGCCCCAAGAAGCTTTGGCGGCCCCGGCTTCTGA